One window of the Candidatus Woesearchaeota archaeon genome contains the following:
- a CDS encoding adenylosuccinate synthase, with amino-acid sequence MVDVILGCQWGDEGKGKIVDYLSEQYDIIARFQGGANAGHTIMVNNETFVFHLIPSGILHNGKTCVIGNGVVLDPITLLEEMSQLKEKGIVIERRLFVSDHAHVIMPYHRVLDAVREYQRGKEKIGTTVRGIGPCYEDKASRAGILVQDLLNKEVLAKKLNHQIKEKALLIQNVYGINRQTLLTIMESGIQGVNFSSYYHPDEGFNQERMLKDFLNYGKTLHAYITDTGHLLREAITQKKKILAEGAQGTLLDVDHGTYPYVTSSNPSVGSVITGLGIPPQAIQKVYGVVKAYTTRVGAGPFPTELTDTTGKQLQEIGHEFGATTGRPRRCGWLDIVALRYSVQLNGITTLIITKLDVLSTLSTIKLGVGYEAHKKSIVHFPNDQSLLQDVKVNYVDVPGWQCDITTLHNVHELPKQAQAYLEKISQLLHVKIGIVSVGPQRQQTLQ; translated from the coding sequence ATGGTTGATGTAATCCTTGGCTGTCAGTGGGGTGATGAAGGCAAAGGAAAGATTGTAGACTATCTTTCTGAACAGTATGATATTATCGCACGCTTCCAGGGTGGAGCAAATGCAGGCCATACCATTATGGTCAATAATGAAACGTTTGTCTTTCATCTCATTCCTTCTGGAATATTACATAACGGAAAGACGTGCGTGATTGGCAATGGTGTTGTTCTTGATCCCATCACCCTTCTTGAGGAGATGTCGCAGCTCAAAGAAAAAGGAATAGTGATCGAGCGACGTTTGTTCGTGAGTGATCATGCCCATGTCATCATGCCCTATCACCGTGTTCTTGATGCTGTTCGTGAGTACCAACGAGGAAAGGAAAAGATTGGTACTACCGTAAGAGGCATCGGCCCTTGTTATGAAGACAAGGCAAGCCGGGCAGGTATTCTTGTTCAGGACTTGCTCAACAAAGAAGTCCTCGCGAAGAAGCTCAACCATCAGATTAAAGAAAAAGCGTTGCTCATACAAAACGTTTATGGTATCAACAGGCAGACGCTGCTTACCATTATGGAATCAGGTATCCAAGGAGTCAACTTTTCTTCATACTACCATCCCGATGAGGGTTTCAACCAAGAAAGGATGCTCAAGGATTTTTTAAACTACGGCAAGACATTACACGCTTACATTACCGACACCGGTCATCTGCTTCGTGAAGCAATTACCCAGAAAAAGAAAATCTTGGCTGAAGGTGCTCAGGGTACTCTTTTAGACGTAGACCATGGAACCTATCCCTATGTAACCTCCTCAAACCCTTCAGTGGGTTCAGTAATTACAGGATTAGGTATCCCACCGCAAGCAATTCAGAAGGTGTATGGGGTTGTCAAAGCCTATACAACCCGAGTCGGTGCAGGTCCCTTTCCAACCGAGCTAACTGACACTACAGGAAAACAACTCCAAGAGATAGGTCATGAATTTGGTGCTACCACCGGACGACCAAGGCGTTGTGGCTGGCTTGATATCGTTGCACTCCGCTATAGTGTCCAACTGAATGGTATTACAACACTTATTATCACCAAACTCGACGTGTTGAGCACACTCTCCACCATTAAGCTGGGCGTTGGGTATGAAGCCCACAAAAAAAGTATCGTTCATTTCCCGAATGACCAATCCCTATTGCAGGATGTTAAGGTAAACTATGTTGATGTTCCAGGATGGCAGTGTGATATCACGACACTTCATAACGTGCATGAGTTACCCAAACAAGCACAGGCATACCTCGAGAAGATCAGCCAGTTACTCCACGTAAAGATAGGCATAGTCTCTGTTGGTCCACAACGACAACAGACTCTACAGTAA
- a CDS encoding type II toxin-antitoxin system PemK/MazF family toxin: METFTKGDIVIFPFPYTDLSERKVRPCLVISDEMDEDVILCQITSQKVKRDTYAVEIKAGETREGSLAIDSFVRCNMIFTASKQQIIKRICKINEGKYSQIISTISKIIK, encoded by the coding sequence ATGGAAACATTTACAAAAGGAGATATAGTGATTTTTCCTTTTCCGTATACTGATTTAAGCGAAAGGAAAGTAAGGCCCTGCTTGGTTATCTCTGATGAAATGGATGAAGATGTTATCCTTTGTCAAATAACCTCTCAAAAAGTTAAAAGAGATACATATGCGGTAGAAATTAAAGCAGGTGAAACACGTGAAGGCTCACTCGCTATCGATAGTTTTGTTAGATGCAACATGATTTTCACTGCAAGCAAACAGCAAATAATCAAAAGGATTTGTAAAATAAATGAGGGTAAATATTCCCAAATAATATCCACGATCTCAAAAATAATAAAATAA